A genomic window from Flintibacter sp. KGMB00164 includes:
- the murF gene encoding UDP-N-acetylmuramoyl-tripeptide--D-alanyl-D-alanine ligase produces the protein METITVGQLLEAVHGTLLGGSQDMELTVSGVDTDSRDIHPGSLFIPLVGERFDGHAYITSALEAGAAGCLTARVRTDYREDKFYIQVGNTERALRDLAAWYKDRFQIPFVGITGSVGKTTAKDMIAAVLSVKYKVLKTEGNFNNNIGLPLTLLRLDHTHQVGVLEMGMDKPGEIDYLSDIVRPEVGVITNIGDAHIEKLGSRENIFKAKCELLPNIRKEGGLVVLNADDPMLTTLRGNTPVQAVFCGKAEDADYRAQVTGGDGVSHIHCHITTPKMERDVKIPALGEHMIYPTLIAAAVGEHFGLTPDEIEDGIARFVPTRMRMNVIQREGEITILDDSYNANPQSMRAAISVLADTHSSWKVAILGDMFELGPYAPALHAGVGDYLGKRGIDCLVAVGKLSEHMAQGAREAGVPMVYSCADKEAAKVVLPQVVRPDSTILVKASRGMALEELTAQLLTLC, from the coding sequence ATGGAGACCATCACTGTTGGCCAACTGCTGGAGGCGGTACACGGCACGCTGCTGGGCGGCTCCCAGGACATGGAATTGACCGTGAGCGGGGTGGATACCGACAGCCGGGACATCCATCCCGGCTCCCTGTTCATCCCCCTGGTGGGGGAGCGGTTTGACGGCCACGCCTATATCACCTCCGCCCTGGAGGCGGGGGCTGCAGGCTGTCTCACCGCCCGTGTGCGTACCGATTACCGGGAGGACAAGTTCTACATCCAGGTGGGCAACACCGAACGGGCCCTGCGGGACCTGGCCGCCTGGTATAAAGACCGCTTTCAGATCCCCTTTGTGGGCATCACCGGCAGCGTGGGCAAGACCACAGCCAAGGATATGATCGCGGCGGTGCTTTCCGTCAAGTACAAGGTGCTGAAGACGGAGGGCAACTTTAATAACAACATTGGCCTGCCCCTGACCCTGCTGCGTCTGGACCATACCCACCAGGTGGGCGTGCTGGAGATGGGCATGGATAAGCCGGGGGAGATCGACTACCTCAGCGATATCGTGCGACCCGAGGTGGGAGTCATCACCAACATTGGCGACGCCCACATCGAAAAGCTGGGCAGCCGGGAGAACATCTTCAAGGCCAAGTGCGAGCTGCTGCCCAACATCCGCAAGGAGGGCGGCCTGGTAGTGCTCAACGCCGACGATCCCATGCTTACCACCCTGCGGGGCAATACTCCGGTGCAGGCGGTGTTCTGCGGCAAGGCGGAAGATGCCGACTACCGGGCTCAGGTTACCGGCGGCGACGGAGTCAGCCACATCCACTGCCACATTACCACTCCTAAAATGGAGCGGGATGTCAAGATCCCTGCCCTGGGAGAGCACATGATCTATCCCACCCTCATCGCTGCGGCGGTGGGCGAGCACTTTGGTCTCACCCCCGACGAGATCGAGGACGGTATTGCCCGTTTTGTCCCTACCCGCATGCGGATGAACGTGATCCAGCGGGAGGGGGAGATCACCATTCTGGATGACTCCTACAACGCCAATCCCCAGTCCATGCGGGCGGCCATCAGCGTGCTGGCCGACACCCACAGCAGCTGGAAGGTGGCCATTCTGGGCGATATGTTTGAGCTTGGGCCCTATGCGCCCGCGCTCCACGCCGGAGTAGGGGACTACTTGGGCAAGCGGGGCATTGACTGCCTGGTAGCGGTAGGCAAGCTGTCTGAGCATATGGCTCAGGGGGCACGGGAGGCAGGGGTGCCTATGGTCTACTCCTGTGCAGACAAGGAGGCGGCCAAGGTCGTGCTGCCTCAGGTGGTGCGCCCGGACAGTACCATTCTGGTGAAGGCCTCCCGGGGCATGGCTCTGGAGGAGCTCACCGCTCAGCTGCTTACCCTTTGCTGA
- the abc-f gene encoding ribosomal protection-like ABC-F family protein, translated as MIDISVSNLVKEFEVGNKILNGLTFQVDTGERVGLLGPNGCGKTTLLRILTGVMDYDEGDVVLAPGKRLGLISQIPVYPVGYTVEDVLATAFEPLHRMEGEMTQLATEMAQGNTDPAVMSRYDKLTAAFEAAGGYDTQTKTNKVCNGLSIPQAMREQLFDKLSGGEKTRVNLARLILEDTDILLLDEPTNHLDLRATEWLEEYLEKFKGTVLTVSHDRYFLDKVVDRIIEIQEGKAEFYSGNYSFYAVEKERRYEEKLKQYEKEQAKIQQLEKAAEQLRTWAYSGMDKTFKRAQSMEKRIERMRVTDRPKKERKMEVRFGEREFRGDEVLTIKNLKKSFGDRTLFSDVSLEVAGGERIALLGDNGTGKSTLIKILMGEEEPDSGKLRMGPTVKIGYLPQIIHFSHPERSLVDTMLYDLDCTAQTARNRLAAFKFRGEDVFKPVSALSGGEQSRLRLCMLMDAKINLLILDEPTNHLDIQSREWIEEAVEEYEGNLLFVSHDRYFIERFASRIWLLEDGRITDFKGTYEEFQAARARGQFSKAAPAAPVQAAKAPAEKKEKPKRPGGTKMLEKEVAAAERAVGKAEEQMYDLTQQMEEAAADYLKLQELYEQKEALEEEILKLYGRWEELSAQLEEARGEG; from the coding sequence ATGATCGATATTTCCGTATCCAATCTGGTCAAAGAATTTGAGGTTGGAAATAAAATATTGAATGGCCTGACCTTCCAGGTGGACACGGGGGAGCGGGTTGGTCTGCTGGGGCCCAACGGCTGCGGCAAGACCACCCTGCTCCGCATCCTCACCGGGGTCATGGACTACGACGAGGGAGATGTGGTGCTGGCCCCTGGAAAGCGGCTGGGCCTCATCTCCCAGATCCCTGTTTACCCTGTGGGTTATACCGTGGAGGACGTACTGGCCACCGCCTTCGAGCCTCTGCACCGCATGGAGGGGGAGATGACCCAGTTGGCCACAGAGATGGCCCAGGGGAACACCGACCCGGCGGTGATGAGCCGGTACGATAAGCTCACTGCCGCCTTTGAGGCCGCTGGAGGCTACGACACCCAGACCAAGACCAACAAGGTGTGTAATGGCCTGTCCATTCCCCAGGCCATGCGGGAGCAGCTCTTCGACAAACTCTCCGGCGGAGAGAAGACCCGGGTGAACCTGGCCCGCCTCATTCTGGAGGACACCGACATCCTCCTGCTGGACGAGCCCACCAACCACCTGGATCTGCGGGCCACCGAGTGGCTGGAGGAGTATCTGGAGAAATTCAAGGGCACCGTGCTCACCGTCTCCCATGACCGCTACTTTTTGGACAAGGTGGTGGACCGGATCATTGAGATCCAGGAGGGCAAAGCGGAATTTTACTCCGGCAACTACAGCTTCTACGCCGTGGAGAAGGAGCGGCGTTACGAGGAAAAGCTCAAGCAGTATGAGAAGGAGCAGGCCAAGATCCAGCAGCTGGAGAAGGCCGCCGAGCAGCTGCGTACCTGGGCCTACTCGGGCATGGACAAGACCTTTAAGCGGGCCCAGTCCATGGAGAAGCGAATCGAGCGCATGCGGGTCACCGACCGCCCCAAAAAGGAGCGGAAGATGGAGGTGCGCTTTGGGGAGCGGGAGTTCCGGGGAGACGAGGTACTCACCATCAAGAACCTGAAAAAATCCTTCGGAGACCGTACCCTTTTTTCCGATGTAAGCTTGGAGGTAGCCGGGGGCGAGCGCATCGCCCTGCTGGGAGACAACGGTACCGGTAAGTCCACCCTCATTAAAATTTTGATGGGGGAGGAGGAGCCCGACAGCGGAAAGCTCCGCATGGGCCCCACCGTAAAGATCGGTTATCTGCCTCAGATCATCCACTTCAGCCATCCGGAGCGCAGCCTGGTGGACACCATGCTCTACGACCTGGACTGTACCGCTCAGACTGCCCGAAACCGGTTGGCCGCCTTTAAATTCCGGGGAGAGGACGTGTTCAAGCCTGTTTCCGCCCTGTCCGGCGGCGAGCAGAGCCGCCTGCGGCTGTGTATGCTCATGGACGCGAAGATCAATCTGCTCATCCTGGACGAGCCCACCAACCATCTGGATATTCAGAGCCGGGAATGGATTGAGGAGGCGGTGGAGGAGTACGAGGGCAACCTGCTCTTTGTCTCCCACGACCGCTACTTTATCGAACGCTTTGCCAGCCGCATCTGGCTGCTGGAGGACGGACGCATTACCGACTTCAAGGGCACCTACGAGGAATTCCAGGCCGCTCGGGCTAGGGGTCAGTTCAGCAAAGCAGCGCCTGCCGCACCGGTACAGGCAGCCAAGGCTCCGGCAGAAAAGAAGGAGAAGCCCAAGCGCCCCGGCGGTACCAAAATGCTGGAAAAAGAGGTGGCCGCCGCCGAGCGGGCTGTGGGCAAGGCGGAGGAGCAGATGTATGACCTCACCCAGCAGATGGAGGAGGCCGCCGCCGACTATTTGAAGCTCCAGGAGCTTTACGAACAAAAAGAAGCCCTGGAGGAGGAAATTTTAAAGCTCTATGGCCGTTGGGAGGAACTGTCCGCCCAATTGGAAGAGGCCCGGGGCGAAGGATAA